A genomic region of Elaeis guineensis isolate ETL-2024a chromosome 9, EG11, whole genome shotgun sequence contains the following coding sequences:
- the LOC105052009 gene encoding soluble inorganic pyrophosphatase translates to MSDENGSAAAEKRPVPRLNERILSSLSRRSVAAHPWHDLEIGPGAPSIFNVVVEITKGSKVKYELDKKTGLIKVDRVLYSSVVYPHNYGFIPRTLCEDNDPMDVLVLMQEPVLPGCFLRARAIGLMPMIDQGEKDDKIIAVCADDPEYRHYNDISELSPHRLAEIKRFFEDYKKNENKEVAVNEFLPANTAVEAIQHSMDLYAQYIMQSLRR, encoded by the exons ATGAGTGACGAAAATGGGAGCGCTGCTGCTGAGAAGCGCCCTGTTCCACGGTTGAATGAAAGGATTCTCTCATCCTTGTCAAGGAGATCAGTCGCCGCACATCCTTGGCATGATCTTGAAATAG GTCCGGGAGCTCCTTCTATTTTTAATGTG GTTGTGGAGATAACAAAAGGAAGTAAAGTTAAATATGAACTTGACAAGAAGACTGGACTGATTAAG GTTGATAGGGTCTTGTATTCATCAGTGGTGTATCCTCATAATTATGGTTTTATTCCTCGAACACTTTGCGAAGACAATGATCCAATGGATGTTTTGGTCCTCATGCAG GAACCAGTCCTTCCTGGTTGCTTTCTTCGAGCCAGGGCCATTGGACTGATGCCCATGATTGACCAA GGAGAGAAAGATGATAAAATCATTGCAGTGTGTGCTGATGATCCTGAGTACCGCCACTACAATGACATCTCAGAGCTCTCTCCTCATCGGCTTGCTGAAATAAAGCGCTTCTTTGAAGATT ACAAAAAGAATGAGAACAAAGAGGTTGCTGTCAATGAGTTCTTGCCTGCAAATACTGCTGTTGAGGCCATCCAGCACTCCAT GGATCTCTATGCTCAGTACATCATGCAGAGCCTAAGGCGGTAG
- the LOC140851639 gene encoding protein WHAT'S THIS FACTOR 1 homolog, chloroplastic-like: protein MSARRSVALRHLLPRRLLDPFHPDVHPNLHILCRGLALWSMKKDPSLEATLSRNRRWIVNNQIKHILLRSPNHTATVRSLQKKFKTLDLQGKALNWLHKYPCCFETFSGDDGEVHFRFSKRMAALVDEEEAVRDSTEPAMARRLAKLLMLSRDRRLNVVKLNELKRNFGLPDDYIIRILPQYPDTFRVVNRYGRRNTMEIELVRWDPALAVSAVEAAAAEQGTEPRYACSLPPSWVKTRAKFDEFNDGTPYISPYSDDWKESEMRSVGVVHELLSLTLWKKASIVKLEHFKREFGLPERLNLLLLRQPCIFYVSNRYKIYTVVLREGYRGSELVEKDPLVVVKDKLGELMQEGLHEYNRRRRLVNLEKKRKRGEIEARPKEEEDEEDEEEALRLHSAEKREERKRFYKVLFDENP from the coding sequence ATGTCGGCGAGGCGGTCCGTCGCCCTCCGCCACCTCCTCCCTCGGCGGCTCCTCGATCCCTTCCACCCCGACGTCCATCCCAACCTCCACATCCTCTGCCGCGGCCTCGCCCTCTGGTCGATGAAGAAGGACCCGTCCCTCGAAGCCACCCTATCCCGCAACCGCCGCTGGATCGTCAACAACCAGATCAAGCACATCCTCCTTCGCTCCCCCAACCACACCGCCACCGTCCGATCCTTACAGAAAAAGTTCAAAACCCTCGACCTCCAGGGCAAAGCCCTCAACTGGCTCCACAAATACCCCTGCTGCTTCGAGACCTTCTCCGGCGACGACGGCGAGGTCCACTTCCGGTTTTCCAAGCGCATGGCCGCCCTCGTCGACGAGGAGGAGGCCGTCCGGGACTCGACGGAGCCTGCCATGGCCCGCCGCCTCGCCAAGCTCCTCATGCTCTCACGCGACCGCCGCCTCAACGTCGTCAAGCTCAACGAGCTCAAGAGAAACTTCGGCCTCCCCGATGACTACATCATCCGCATTCTCCCCCAATACCCCGACACCTTCCGCGTCGTGAACCGCTACGGCCGCCGTAATACGATGGAGATCGAGCTCGTCCGGTGGGACCCGGCGCTCGCGGTCTCCGCCGTCGAGGCAGCGGCAGCTGAACAGGGGACGGAGCCGCGGTACGCCTGTTCACTGCCGCCGAGCTGGGTGAAAACTCGGGCAAAATTTGACGAATTCAATGATGGCACGCCATACATTTCACCGTATTCCGATGATTGGAAGGAGTCGGAGATGCGGTCTGTGGGCGTGGTCCATGAGCTTCTCTCACTAACACTGTGGAAGAAGGCTTCGATTGTGAAATTGGAGCATTTCAAGAGGGAATTTGGATTGCCGGAGAGGCTGAATTTATTGCTTCTCCGGCAACCATGCATATTCTATGTGTCGAACCGGTACAAGATATACACGGTGGTCCTCCGGGAGGGGTACAGGGGATCGGAGCTTGTCGAGAAGGATCCATTGGTGGTCGTGAAGGATAAGCTGGGGGAATTGATGCAAGAGGGGCTTCACGAGTATAATAGGAGGAGGCGGTTGGTGAatttggagaagaagaggaagagaggtgagaTTGAAGCGAGACCGAAggaggaggaagacgaagaggatGAAGAGGAAGCACTGAGACTGCACAGTGCCGAGAAaagggaagagaggaagaggttcTACAAAGTTCTTTTTGATGAGAACCCATGA